One segment of Clavelina lepadiformis chromosome 2, kaClaLepa1.1, whole genome shotgun sequence DNA contains the following:
- the LOC143445693 gene encoding uncharacterized protein LOC143445693 isoform X1: protein MDRVKLKTNKKVNEKTSIRKLQEELSHVKETFKQVIEENTSESYDLRRTSILKAQVVQLERQCMLLSQALSCKASVMLDTETMITDLIKEFQKLLVQETHGPDVFMSRKNLMSHIEAMQRVRAGFHKYSDLADPETLHVPIISGSKFSKLESLSCLDLCTNKKTYLNLCQVAYLEDKLCTLFKQLTSLQETLKMVTILPKLENDEVAKSPLSERYLYRDLFQKTQKDIGTCKKNVEECCNDLLALSLLHPSAPWHGVQNTSNFGVFDSQKLLSNMQGKLGSTRNEVKAMVKGMCRAHNYLLHMHSLQLRAVKEEVHFYAETKRLHTHQINLLWQGITRAYDECESHIKNSISKPIANILQSWKKVRLLQTEAAHTEFITAITENELALEIVADKTINQSSGSQDLSEFGLQMQKQIDLLQQQYAKEVEEINNKIASCQEKNETEIVTILNSLHLK, encoded by the coding sequence ATGGACCGTGTGAAGCTAAAAAcgaacaaaaaagttaatgaaaaaaCATCCATTCGCAAGCTCCAGGAGGAATTATCGCATgtgaaagaaacatttaaacaGGTCATAGAAGAAAACACTTCTGAAAGCTATGACTTGCGCCGgacttcaattttaaaagctcaGGTTGTGCAATTGGAGCGACAGTGCATGTTGTTATCGCAAGCCCTATCCTGTAAAGCATCGGTTATGTTGGACACTGAGACCATGATTACCGACTTAATAAAAGAATTCCAAAAGCTTTTGGTACAAGAGACTCATGGACCAGATGTGTTTATGTCCAGAAAAAACTTGATGTCACACATAGAAGCAATGCAACGTGTAAGGGCAGGTTTTCACAAGTACAGTGATCTTGCTGATCCAGAAACACTGCATGTTCCTATAATTTCTGgatcaaaattttcaaaacttgaatCTCTAAGCTGCTTAGACTTATGTACcaacaaaaaaacatatttaaatcTTTGCCAAGTAGCTTACTTGGAAGATAAATTGTGTACCCTTTTTAAACAACTAACTTCGCTGCAAGAGACTCTGAAAATGGTTACAATTTTGCCAAAATTAGAGAACGATGAAGTAGCAAAATCTCCGTTATCGGAACGGTATCTTTATCGTGACTTGTTCCAAAAAACTCAGAAAGACATTGgtacatgcaaaaaaaatGTGGAAGAATGTTGTAATGATCTACTCGCACTTTCTTTGTTGCATCCTTCTGCACCATGGCATGGCGTTCAAAACACTAGCAACTTTGGTGTGTTTGATTCACAAAAGCTTTTATCCAACATGCAGGGAAAACTTGGCTCTACTCGGAATGAGGTTAAGGCAATGGTAAAAGGAATGTGCAGGGCTCATAATTACCTATTACATATGCATTCTCTTCAACTAAGAGCAGTGAAAGAGGAAGTTCATTTTTATGCTGAAACTAAGCGTTTGCACACTCATCAGATCAATCTTTTGTGGCAAGGTATCACAAGAGCATACGATGAATGTGAATCTCACATAAAAAActcaatttcaaaaccaattgcaaatattttgcaatcaTGGAAAAAAGTTCGTCTTCTACAGACTGAAGCTGCACACACAGAATTCATTACTGCTATAACGGAAAATGAATTAGCCCTAGAAATAGTTGctgataaaaccataaatcaATCTTCAGGCAGTCAAGATTTGAGTGAATTTGGTTTACAgatgcaaaaacaaattgatttGTTACAGCAACAATATGCTAAAGAAGTcgaagaaataaataataaaatagcCTCATGTcaggaaaaaaatgaaactgaaaTTGTAACTATATTAAATTCCTTACACTTGAAATAA
- the LOC143446549 gene encoding uncharacterized protein LOC143446549 isoform X3: MTRICCMPECNNCPPQHNLFSAPNKKFCIKKKEAWAELLEIKILSYREDKFIQELYSKDQVKICEEHFLEEDIITKGIRKELRIGAIPTLKLPQKYVEVKHFPERRQDNLLTSRVKYNKKMPVCTAYNCKANLKTCSLFKFPKKHGLCQEWLECLGRVDLYEFTYRDLKNGGFRVCQSHFKPSDIYTKDGKKYVVKYAKPVLQKSATPEEFLLRTKHKYIQKPVDTTKKKTQSKTRTKETSLQAPANEGSYTSVYRHVKVDNSPLEEVELIYYCSVPMCGNNSQKNPDLGFYQIPASHYTKEKRFHEKWKRWLTDIFSLWNVDKSVITSTTRICSIHFEDTCFNFKPGTKMHSQAKLKADSCPTFDPLYSGYIKAQERLKQISAKETNLSQIQQNLQIRQENIVPAAQTSNGSSASNTSTIIAKSIQDSDFEKITEAVNKDGKSIFFVPLQSASSNTTTDTVACNNSAPETSAQLSDHLFTNNFPSSQTGESKRFLEMPNYGDGQWNALSIVSLKRKGPESEDNISTGGSAQNNPLNEDGCFSHKKHAPNPFGAIDIGIAFDDELNKLHGGNQVL; this comes from the exons ATGACACGTATATGTTGCATGCCTGAATGCAACAACTGTCCACCGCAGCACAATTTGTTTAGTgcaccaaacaaaaaattttgtatcaaaaaaaaagaagcatGGGCAGAAttattagaaataaaaattttgtcatacCGAGAGGACAAGTTTATACAAGAGTTGTACAGCAAAGATCAAGTGAAAATCTGTGAGGAGCATTTTCTTGAAGAAGATATTATCACGA aaGGAATTCGCAAGGAGCTGCGCATAGGGGCCATTCCAACCCTGAAGCTACCACAAAAATATGTGGaagttaaacattttccagAAAGAAGACAGGACAACCTACTTACTTCCAG ggtaaagtacaacaaaaaaatgccTGTCTGTACTGCCTACAACTGCAAGGCTAATCTTAAAACATGTTCCTTGTTCAAATTTCCAAAGAAACATGGCCTCTGCCAGGAATGGTTGGAATGCCTGGGCCGTGTAGATTTGTATGAATTTACATACAGAGATCTCAAAAACGGTGGATTTCGTGTTTGTCAAAGCCACTTCAAACCATCAGATATTTACACAAAG GATGGAAAGAAATATGTTGTAAAATATGCGAAGCCAGTCTTGCAGAAATCAGCCACACCAGAGGAATTTTTGCTGAGAACTAAGCATAAATATATACAGAAACCTG TAGACAccacaaagaaaaaaacacaaagcaaaacaagaaCCAAGGAAACCTCTTTACAAGCTCCAGCAAATGAAGGGAGTTATACCAGCGTATACAGACATGTGAAG GTTGACAACTCCCCCTTGGAAGAAGTTGAACTAATATACTATTGCTCTGTACCAATGTGTGGTAATAATTCACAGAAGAATCCAGATTTAGGATTTTACCAGATTCCCGCAAGTCACTACACTAAGGAAAAACGTTTTCATGAGAAATGGAAGAGGTGGCTGACAGACATATTTTCATTGTGGAATGTAGATAAAAGTGTAATCACT AGCACCACTCGAATCTGTTCAATCCACTTTGAAGATACCTGCTTCAATTTTAAACCTGGAACCAAAATGCATTCACAAGCAAAACTAAAGGCTGATTCTTGCCCAACCTTTGATCCACTCTATTCTGGCTACATTAAGGCACAGGAAAG GCTGAAACAGATATCTGCAAAAGAAACGAATCTttcacaaatacaacaaaaccTGCAG ATAAGACAAGAAAATATTGTTCCTGCTGCACAAACTAGCAACGGATCTTCAGCTTCTAACACATCGACAATAATTGCTAAATCTATCCAAGACAGTGATTTTGAAAAGATCACTGAAGCCGTCAATAAAGATggcaaatcaattttttttgtccCGCTTCAATCGGCCAGTTCAAATACCACTACAGATACTGTTGCTTGCAATAATAGTGCGCCGGAAACCTCTGCACAATTATCTGAccatttatttacaaataatTTTCCTTCGTCACAAACTGGTGAGTCAAAAAGATTCCTTGAAATGCCGAACTATGGAGACGGCCAATGGAATGCTTTGAGTATAGTTTCGTTGAAACGAAAGGGTCCAGAGAGCGAAGACAATATATCAACTGGGGGGAGTGCCCAGAATAACCCTCTTAATGAAGATGGTTGCTTTTCACATAAAAAGCATGCTCCAAACCCATTTGGTGCTATTGATATTGGTATTGCATTTGATGATGAACTAAATAAGTTGCATGGGGGAAACCAAGTTTTGTAA
- the LOC143446549 gene encoding uncharacterized protein LOC143446549 isoform X4, with amino-acid sequence MSFTLTNIKTGNSKVWNKRVKYNKKMPVCTAYNCKANLKTCSLFKFPKKHGLCQEWLECLGRVDLYEFTYRDLKNGGFRVCQSHFKPSDIYTKDGKKYVVKYAKPVLQKSATPEEFLLRTKHKYIQKPVDTTKKKTQSKTRTKETSLQAPANEGSYTSVYRHVKVDNSPLEEVELIYYCSVPMCGNNSQKNPDLGFYQIPASHYTKEKRFHEKWKRWLTDIFSLWNVDKSVITSTTRICSIHFEDTCFNFKPGTKMHSQAKLKADSCPTFDPLYSGYIKAQERLFYYRLKQISAKETNLSQIQQNLQIRQENIVPAAQTSNGSSASNTSTIIAKSIQDSDFEKITEAVNKDGKSIFFVPLQSASSNTTTDTVACNNSAPETSAQLSDHLFTNNFPSSQTGESKRFLEMPNYGDGQWNALSIVSLKRKGPESEDNISTGGSAQNNPLNEDGCFSHKKHAPNPFGAIDIGIAFDDELNKLHGGNQVL; translated from the exons ATGTCTTTTACACTCACAAACATTAAAACTGGAAATTCAAAGGTTTGGAATAAGAG ggtaaagtacaacaaaaaaatgccTGTCTGTACTGCCTACAACTGCAAGGCTAATCTTAAAACATGTTCCTTGTTCAAATTTCCAAAGAAACATGGCCTCTGCCAGGAATGGTTGGAATGCCTGGGCCGTGTAGATTTGTATGAATTTACATACAGAGATCTCAAAAACGGTGGATTTCGTGTTTGTCAAAGCCACTTCAAACCATCAGATATTTACACAAAG GATGGAAAGAAATATGTTGTAAAATATGCGAAGCCAGTCTTGCAGAAATCAGCCACACCAGAGGAATTTTTGCTGAGAACTAAGCATAAATATATACAGAAACCTG TAGACAccacaaagaaaaaaacacaaagcaaaacaagaaCCAAGGAAACCTCTTTACAAGCTCCAGCAAATGAAGGGAGTTATACCAGCGTATACAGACATGTGAAG GTTGACAACTCCCCCTTGGAAGAAGTTGAACTAATATACTATTGCTCTGTACCAATGTGTGGTAATAATTCACAGAAGAATCCAGATTTAGGATTTTACCAGATTCCCGCAAGTCACTACACTAAGGAAAAACGTTTTCATGAGAAATGGAAGAGGTGGCTGACAGACATATTTTCATTGTGGAATGTAGATAAAAGTGTAATCACT AGCACCACTCGAATCTGTTCAATCCACTTTGAAGATACCTGCTTCAATTTTAAACCTGGAACCAAAATGCATTCACAAGCAAAACTAAAGGCTGATTCTTGCCCAACCTTTGATCCACTCTATTCTGGCTACATTAAGGCACAGGAAAG ACTATTTTACTACAGGCTGAAACAGATATCTGCAAAAGAAACGAATCTttcacaaatacaacaaaaccTGCAG ATAAGACAAGAAAATATTGTTCCTGCTGCACAAACTAGCAACGGATCTTCAGCTTCTAACACATCGACAATAATTGCTAAATCTATCCAAGACAGTGATTTTGAAAAGATCACTGAAGCCGTCAATAAAGATggcaaatcaattttttttgtccCGCTTCAATCGGCCAGTTCAAATACCACTACAGATACTGTTGCTTGCAATAATAGTGCGCCGGAAACCTCTGCACAATTATCTGAccatttatttacaaataatTTTCCTTCGTCACAAACTGGTGAGTCAAAAAGATTCCTTGAAATGCCGAACTATGGAGACGGCCAATGGAATGCTTTGAGTATAGTTTCGTTGAAACGAAAGGGTCCAGAGAGCGAAGACAATATATCAACTGGGGGGAGTGCCCAGAATAACCCTCTTAATGAAGATGGTTGCTTTTCACATAAAAAGCATGCTCCAAACCCATTTGGTGCTATTGATATTGGTATTGCATTTGATGATGAACTAAATAAGTTGCATGGGGGAAACCAAGTTTTGTAA
- the LOC143446549 gene encoding uncharacterized protein LOC143446549 isoform X1: protein MTRICCMPECNNCPPQHNLFSAPNKKFCIKKKEAWAELLEIKILSYREDKFIQELYSKDQVKICEEHFLEEDIITKGIRKELRIGAIPTLKLPQKYVEVKHFPERRQDNLLTSRVKYNKKMPVCTAYNCKANLKTCSLFKFPKKHGLCQEWLECLGRVDLYEFTYRDLKNGGFRVCQSHFKPSDIYTKDGKKYVVKYAKPVLQKSATPEEFLLRTKHKYIQKPVDTTKKKTQSKTRTKETSLQAPANEGSYTSVYRHVKVDNSPLEEVELIYYCSVPMCGNNSQKNPDLGFYQIPASHYTKEKRFHEKWKRWLTDIFSLWNVDKSVITSTTRICSIHFEDTCFNFKPGTKMHSQAKLKADSCPTFDPLYSGYIKAQERLFYYRLKQISAKETNLSQIQQNLQIRQENIVPAAQTSNGSSASNTSTIIAKSIQDSDFEKITEAVNKDGKSIFFVPLQSASSNTTTDTVACNNSAPETSAQLSDHLFTNNFPSSQTGESKRFLEMPNYGDGQWNALSIVSLKRKGPESEDNISTGGSAQNNPLNEDGCFSHKKHAPNPFGAIDIGIAFDDELNKLHGGNQVL, encoded by the exons ATGACACGTATATGTTGCATGCCTGAATGCAACAACTGTCCACCGCAGCACAATTTGTTTAGTgcaccaaacaaaaaattttgtatcaaaaaaaaagaagcatGGGCAGAAttattagaaataaaaattttgtcatacCGAGAGGACAAGTTTATACAAGAGTTGTACAGCAAAGATCAAGTGAAAATCTGTGAGGAGCATTTTCTTGAAGAAGATATTATCACGA aaGGAATTCGCAAGGAGCTGCGCATAGGGGCCATTCCAACCCTGAAGCTACCACAAAAATATGTGGaagttaaacattttccagAAAGAAGACAGGACAACCTACTTACTTCCAG ggtaaagtacaacaaaaaaatgccTGTCTGTACTGCCTACAACTGCAAGGCTAATCTTAAAACATGTTCCTTGTTCAAATTTCCAAAGAAACATGGCCTCTGCCAGGAATGGTTGGAATGCCTGGGCCGTGTAGATTTGTATGAATTTACATACAGAGATCTCAAAAACGGTGGATTTCGTGTTTGTCAAAGCCACTTCAAACCATCAGATATTTACACAAAG GATGGAAAGAAATATGTTGTAAAATATGCGAAGCCAGTCTTGCAGAAATCAGCCACACCAGAGGAATTTTTGCTGAGAACTAAGCATAAATATATACAGAAACCTG TAGACAccacaaagaaaaaaacacaaagcaaaacaagaaCCAAGGAAACCTCTTTACAAGCTCCAGCAAATGAAGGGAGTTATACCAGCGTATACAGACATGTGAAG GTTGACAACTCCCCCTTGGAAGAAGTTGAACTAATATACTATTGCTCTGTACCAATGTGTGGTAATAATTCACAGAAGAATCCAGATTTAGGATTTTACCAGATTCCCGCAAGTCACTACACTAAGGAAAAACGTTTTCATGAGAAATGGAAGAGGTGGCTGACAGACATATTTTCATTGTGGAATGTAGATAAAAGTGTAATCACT AGCACCACTCGAATCTGTTCAATCCACTTTGAAGATACCTGCTTCAATTTTAAACCTGGAACCAAAATGCATTCACAAGCAAAACTAAAGGCTGATTCTTGCCCAACCTTTGATCCACTCTATTCTGGCTACATTAAGGCACAGGAAAG ACTATTTTACTACAGGCTGAAACAGATATCTGCAAAAGAAACGAATCTttcacaaatacaacaaaaccTGCAG ATAAGACAAGAAAATATTGTTCCTGCTGCACAAACTAGCAACGGATCTTCAGCTTCTAACACATCGACAATAATTGCTAAATCTATCCAAGACAGTGATTTTGAAAAGATCACTGAAGCCGTCAATAAAGATggcaaatcaattttttttgtccCGCTTCAATCGGCCAGTTCAAATACCACTACAGATACTGTTGCTTGCAATAATAGTGCGCCGGAAACCTCTGCACAATTATCTGAccatttatttacaaataatTTTCCTTCGTCACAAACTGGTGAGTCAAAAAGATTCCTTGAAATGCCGAACTATGGAGACGGCCAATGGAATGCTTTGAGTATAGTTTCGTTGAAACGAAAGGGTCCAGAGAGCGAAGACAATATATCAACTGGGGGGAGTGCCCAGAATAACCCTCTTAATGAAGATGGTTGCTTTTCACATAAAAAGCATGCTCCAAACCCATTTGGTGCTATTGATATTGGTATTGCATTTGATGATGAACTAAATAAGTTGCATGGGGGAAACCAAGTTTTGTAA
- the LOC143445692 gene encoding gamma-tubulin complex component 5-like has translation MNLNPKFSRRMRKVTSSLILTLTNFKENSENHELCMDFSLSNFCHHRFLDVDSHKIEQQIKGLSNKFWIYSQPSKSKIFKELCAKFLACDLSPNACSGGSVHYGLISILLLLAKNPISETYSQASQTISKIESHDDFDWPGYLLEGEDILSYFPWDDSQIDSDTEENNVSTLAFMDNKTAKNNQDQHNQVGLKKEGTQLTILPANVVNTYWQRRKTLSSLDLRNICSLRSPQSSLEEESHRISEINIMREVLWLLSGHENLFVFNFKNGEYHLSEDLQLAHISHDSVKHSLKDFVRCGNIVKRIHQFCFSKDSHACLTYQAFAACLIAYIEKLQQDLQLLEQKMISQQETILLPDLHIALEAHIQILGVLHDVFEYSVKLDKVEEKNAVKASRLLNVLYASVLDEESVAVKQPCDVLTAADVVFNLWLDSCRPYIDIVDKWITMGILDDTKQEFILQRSVAVTNCQDAEFWQKAVTVMTENVDQLLPWLCSFLNSISTAGKSMEVLHTINKLNRSSEGVKIHQGGFDNILTSVYQSFYGGMTNTSPTTNYKRTENQRADVLHGILGKEALLQYNFLKLFKSNAQTNEDHSLRKHKNDKTPLPIRILKSLCPILQVKCSQASMELLDVFKTRFGLQKVLDVFHNFHLMGWGDVMHYFCTQIFEQLLQTSKLNDDIVGLNILLQESMIGRSMDNFMITVTINSGIGHRQETGLLSIQSDKDKAFSYNLVSVTDALELQYPIEWPLCMVLSPQCICTYNKMFSYLMQIKRAVFCVETLQFSSLYRHETNTETTTSMTAEPDDMTVGVKAHKLFLLRSHILHVLQHWYGFVMNSVIQAEKHRFTNSMKKVQTLDDILTAHQVFLDRICMLCLLDEKKQPGGKLVQGTIKKIMTLAITFNMLWKRGVSSIHSKNILKFESDFKECSEFLAQILKTVASRGAVPILDSLAYALLS, from the coding sequence ATGAACTTGAATCCAAAATTTAGTAGACGGATGCGGAAAGTAACTTCAAGTCTTATTCTTACTCTGACCAACTTCAAAGAAAACAGTGAAAATCATGAACTGTGTATGGACTTTTCATTATCTAACTTTTGTCACCATCGATTTTTAGATGTTGATAGTCATAAAATTGAGCAACAGATAAAAGGACTAAGTAATAAATTTTGGATATACTCACAACCATCCAAAAGCAAGATATTCAAGGAGCTTTGTGCTAAGTTCTTAGCATGTGACTTATCCCCCAATGCATGTTCAGGGGGTTCAGTTCACTATGGTCTTATATCCATACTCCTACTTCTGGCAAAAAATCCGATAAGTGAAACATACTCTCAAGCATCACAAACCATTTCAAAAATAGAGAGCCACGATGATTTTGACTGGCCAGGTTATCTACTAGAAGGCGAAGATATACTTTCATATTTTCCATGGGATGATTCTCAAATTGATTCTGATACTGAAGAAAATAATGTTTCTACACTTGCCTTCATGGACaataaaactgcaaaaaataacCAAGACCAGCATAACCAGGTTGGTTTGAAAAAAGAAGGCACACAGCTGACAATTTTACCTGCGAATGTGGTTAATACATATTGGCAAAGAAGAAAGACTCTTTCTAGTCTCGATCTCAGAAACATTTGTAGCTTGAGGAGCCCCCAGTCTTCACTTGAAGAAGAGAGTCACCGAATAAGTGAAATTAACATCATGAGGGAAGTTCTGTGGCTTCTAAGTGGgcatgaaaatttatttgtgtttaattttaaGAATGGAGAATACCACCTTTCCGAAGACCTTCAGTTAGCTCATATAAGTCATGACAGTGTAAAACACAGCCTAAAAGATTTTGTAAGATGTGGCAACATTGTGAAAAGAATACATCAGTTTTGCTTTTCAAAAGATTCCCATGCCTGTCTGACATATCAGGCTTTTGCTGCTTGTCTGATAGCATACATAGAAAAGTTGCAACAAGACTTGCAATTGCTTGAGCAGAAAATGATTTCTCAACAGGAAACCATATTACTACCAGATTTACACATTGCATTGGAAGCACATATTCAAATATTAGGTGTTTTACATGATGTGTTTGAGTATTCCGTTAAACTTGATAAAGTAGAAGAGAAGAATGCTGTCAAAGCATCACGGCTGTTAAATGTGCTCTATGCATCAGTGCTTGATGAAGAAAGTGTTGCAGTAAAACAACCCTGTGATGTACTTACAGCTGCAGATGTTGTGTTTAACCTGTGGCTGGACTCATGTCGTCCATACATTGATATTGTTGACAAATGGATTACAATGGGCATACTTGATGATACCAAACAGGAATTCATTTTACAAAGAAGTGTGGCGGTTACTAACTGTCAAGATGCTGAGTTTTGGCAGAAAGCAGTAACTGTTATGACTGAGAATGTAGATCAACTTTTACCTTGGTTGTGCTCGTTTTTGAATAGCATATCAACTGCTGGAAAATCAATGGAGGTTTTGCACACCATAAATAAGCTCAATAGAAGCAGTGAAGGTGTTAAAATTCACCAGGGTGGTTTCGACAACATACTCACAAGtgtttatcaaagtttctaCGGTGGAATGACCAACACTTCACCAACAACCAATTACAAACGAACTGAAAATCAACGCGCTGATGTTTTGCATGGTATTTTAGGGAAAGAAGCCTTACTACAGTATAATTTCCTGAAACTCTTTAAAAGTAATGCACAAACCAATGAGGATCATTCATTGCGTAAGcacaaaaatgataaaacacCTTTACCAAtaagaattttaaaatcacTGTGTCCTATCTTACAAGTAAAGTGCAGTCAGGCTAGTATGGAATTGCTTGATGTCTTTAAAACAAGATTTGGTTTACAAAAAGTACTTGATGTATTTCATAACTTTCATTTAATGGGATGGGGAGATGTGATGCATTATTTTTGTACTCAAATATTTGAACAATTGCTTCAAACCAGTAAGCTGAATGATGATATTGTGGGACTCAACATATTGCTTCAAGAATCTATGATTGGGAGATCAATGGACAATTTTATGATAACTGTGACAATTAACAGCGGAATAGGGCACAGGCAGGAGACAGGGCTGTTATCTATCCAAAGTGACAAAGATAAGGCATTTAGTTACAACTTAGTAAGTGTAACTGATGCTCTGGAATTGCAATATCCGATAGAATGGCCCCTTTGCATGGTTTTGTCACCACAGTGCATTTGCACttataacaaaatgttttcttatcTAATGCAAATTAAACGAGCTGTATTTTGTGTGGAAACTTTACAGTTCTCAAGCCTTTATAGACATGAAACTAACACTGAAACAACAACAAGTATGACTGCTGAGCCAGATGATATGACAGTGGGTGTGAAAGCACACAAACTATTTCTGCTTAGAAGTCACATATTGCATGTGTTGCAACACTGGTATGGATTTGTTATGAATAGCGTGATACAGGCAGAAAAACATAGATTTACCAACTCTAtgaaaaaagttcaaacgttGGATGACATTTTGACAGCACATCAAGTTTTTCTGGATCGCATATGCATGCTATGTCTCCTAGATGAAAAGAAGCAGCCTGGTGGAAAACTTGTACAAggaacaattaaaaaaattatgacatTGGCTATTACATTCAATATGCTTTGGAAAAGAGGAGTTTCATCCATAcacagcaaaaacattttgaaatttgagtCTGATTTCAAAGAATGCAGTGAGTTTTTGGCACAGATTTTGAAAACTGTGGCAAGCAGGGGCGCTGTTCCAATTTTGGACTCTCTAGCATATGCTCTGTTGTCATGA
- the LOC143446549 gene encoding uncharacterized protein LOC143446549 isoform X2, with protein MTRICCMPECNNCPPQHNLFSAPNKKFCIKKKEAWAELLEIKILSYREDKFIQELYSKDQVKICEEHFLEEDIITKGIRKELRIGAIPTLKLPQKYVEVKHFPERRQDNLLTSRVKYNKKMPVCTAYNCKANLKTCSLFKFPKKHGLCQEWLECLGRVDLYEFTYRDLKNGGFRVCQSHFKPSDIYTKDGKKYVVKYAKPVLQKSATPEEFLLRTKHKYIQKPDTTKKKTQSKTRTKETSLQAPANEGSYTSVYRHVKVDNSPLEEVELIYYCSVPMCGNNSQKNPDLGFYQIPASHYTKEKRFHEKWKRWLTDIFSLWNVDKSVITSTTRICSIHFEDTCFNFKPGTKMHSQAKLKADSCPTFDPLYSGYIKAQERLFYYRLKQISAKETNLSQIQQNLQIRQENIVPAAQTSNGSSASNTSTIIAKSIQDSDFEKITEAVNKDGKSIFFVPLQSASSNTTTDTVACNNSAPETSAQLSDHLFTNNFPSSQTGESKRFLEMPNYGDGQWNALSIVSLKRKGPESEDNISTGGSAQNNPLNEDGCFSHKKHAPNPFGAIDIGIAFDDELNKLHGGNQVL; from the exons ATGACACGTATATGTTGCATGCCTGAATGCAACAACTGTCCACCGCAGCACAATTTGTTTAGTgcaccaaacaaaaaattttgtatcaaaaaaaaagaagcatGGGCAGAAttattagaaataaaaattttgtcatacCGAGAGGACAAGTTTATACAAGAGTTGTACAGCAAAGATCAAGTGAAAATCTGTGAGGAGCATTTTCTTGAAGAAGATATTATCACGA aaGGAATTCGCAAGGAGCTGCGCATAGGGGCCATTCCAACCCTGAAGCTACCACAAAAATATGTGGaagttaaacattttccagAAAGAAGACAGGACAACCTACTTACTTCCAG ggtaaagtacaacaaaaaaatgccTGTCTGTACTGCCTACAACTGCAAGGCTAATCTTAAAACATGTTCCTTGTTCAAATTTCCAAAGAAACATGGCCTCTGCCAGGAATGGTTGGAATGCCTGGGCCGTGTAGATTTGTATGAATTTACATACAGAGATCTCAAAAACGGTGGATTTCGTGTTTGTCAAAGCCACTTCAAACCATCAGATATTTACACAAAG GATGGAAAGAAATATGTTGTAAAATATGCGAAGCCAGTCTTGCAGAAATCAGCCACACCAGAGGAATTTTTGCTGAGAACTAAGCATAAATATATACAGAAACCTG ACAccacaaagaaaaaaacacaaagcaaaacaagaaCCAAGGAAACCTCTTTACAAGCTCCAGCAAATGAAGGGAGTTATACCAGCGTATACAGACATGTGAAG GTTGACAACTCCCCCTTGGAAGAAGTTGAACTAATATACTATTGCTCTGTACCAATGTGTGGTAATAATTCACAGAAGAATCCAGATTTAGGATTTTACCAGATTCCCGCAAGTCACTACACTAAGGAAAAACGTTTTCATGAGAAATGGAAGAGGTGGCTGACAGACATATTTTCATTGTGGAATGTAGATAAAAGTGTAATCACT AGCACCACTCGAATCTGTTCAATCCACTTTGAAGATACCTGCTTCAATTTTAAACCTGGAACCAAAATGCATTCACAAGCAAAACTAAAGGCTGATTCTTGCCCAACCTTTGATCCACTCTATTCTGGCTACATTAAGGCACAGGAAAG ACTATTTTACTACAGGCTGAAACAGATATCTGCAAAAGAAACGAATCTttcacaaatacaacaaaaccTGCAG ATAAGACAAGAAAATATTGTTCCTGCTGCACAAACTAGCAACGGATCTTCAGCTTCTAACACATCGACAATAATTGCTAAATCTATCCAAGACAGTGATTTTGAAAAGATCACTGAAGCCGTCAATAAAGATggcaaatcaattttttttgtccCGCTTCAATCGGCCAGTTCAAATACCACTACAGATACTGTTGCTTGCAATAATAGTGCGCCGGAAACCTCTGCACAATTATCTGAccatttatttacaaataatTTTCCTTCGTCACAAACTGGTGAGTCAAAAAGATTCCTTGAAATGCCGAACTATGGAGACGGCCAATGGAATGCTTTGAGTATAGTTTCGTTGAAACGAAAGGGTCCAGAGAGCGAAGACAATATATCAACTGGGGGGAGTGCCCAGAATAACCCTCTTAATGAAGATGGTTGCTTTTCACATAAAAAGCATGCTCCAAACCCATTTGGTGCTATTGATATTGGTATTGCATTTGATGATGAACTAAATAAGTTGCATGGGGGAAACCAAGTTTTGTAA